Within the Cydia pomonella isolate Wapato2018A chromosome 3, ilCydPomo1, whole genome shotgun sequence genome, the region cgatattataatatttatcattcctaggtaggaagctagagtataggtaggtctaggtacctatactctcataagtacaattctcatgccacgaaatttgtaggccataggtacttaaaattattcttgcaaactaataaacactgtatttatcttcttattttttattaatgaatctgtttattgaatataattcattatttttaaaatcggtttaaatgctggtgaaacccgtgcaggggtccgttagatattggaatatttctcaacaaaagtatgtatacactttacaaccttatttaaatgagttaaagttcataatatttggcagcgacgtaccaaggaagataatggctgagtactggatccgtgaaacccagtggtcagccgcattaaaacgttatttcaaatgcggctgactactgggttttactttaaattgactgagacatgcctaactaaatttgaaaatgtaaatgtaacggtcCTAACGGTAGCATTagatcgaaaataaaaaaaataactaataacccgaaagtcagccgcgggaggctgggcactggattttttgtaaaaaagtggtatccagtggtcaacctcctcaatttataagttaaatattgatatttctatttaaatataacgcaatttaatagataaactaaccaataaacccatcattaacaaaaaacagtaactttttatattaaaatatattttttctcacgcgttaaaagaacaccacgtgcagtaaaaaatatggcggacatgacactccagctctcgtcaacaaacatcacctttatgaacgagtatatttcctctccccgatacctcaccgcacctgccgcgttacgtattaacgaataaggaatcagagctcctatttgactacacgcgatttgtttaatcgaatataccagatatttatgaccaataaacgacttaaaaggctgactactggtccctggctggccactggtgctgttaccctACCTAGGTTTGGATATAAACCATGATCCGGTACCACTGTTTTTTTGTCCCAAATCCCGACCCGATGCTTCGCGTATAACAGATCAAAAGTTATATATGTACATGATAGGTACCTATGGTATTTGCAGTATACAAACCTGCATTCTACTTGCAAGAAAACACGAATgttatttcaattaaatctAATCACATATTAGTCATGCTCGAATATATTTGGCTTTGCGATACTTATCTTATTAGTCAATTCAACAATTGAAAAGGACGCATGATAATAGTTTAATAGACTCAATAACTATATTTATCCTTagtcattatattattataataattgtacGTTTGCGTGCAGGAAATATCATCAACATATCCGGCGTGGAAGCGGTCAAGTACTGGGAAGGGCTGCTGACTGACAGCTTGTCAAAGGTGGCGATACAACATTTGACAAAGTATGTCGCTTACGAGCTGGGGCCGAAGAAAGTTCGCTCTAATTCTGTAGCGCTGGGCTATGTCACGGGCACGAAGATTATAGAGAGAGCGAATATAggtaaaactttaaatatttattacctattattaCTGATTTAAATGAAATCTAACTAatatagtaaatttactgcaatcttTCGACTCCAtatgactttgatccttatcctttcactaTTACATATACGTACATatgttataaatttattaaatatcaagaagtggcgccatctaatagagcataggGCAAAGgttatggcggcatcgtttcgagcgttttactgtggctacaaagttttcgttgacaatccacctctatttcaagttCTCTTTGCTACTATAGTTGTTAGTTTTGTACTGggccccaacggcttatcctttgtctattgttaactaaaaccgcgcgtgccactacctgtgttacgggccagctacaaagctaataACTATACTAAACTATTCATTATTAATCAGTGATTGCCCAAAATTTTGCTTGGAGATATAAATATTCGAAAATTTCATTATagatgttaaaaaaatactgccAATCGTCTTCCTCGTGGAATGAACTCAATCTAGCAGTTCTACCTCCAACGccatttatgattatttttaaatttttggctTACAAGACCTTGTGAAGAACATTTTTGTCTATAATTTTACAGATCCCGAAGAGTTCGGTCGAGGGTTTCTCCCAAGCGTACCCCTGGGAGAGTTCATCAAACCAGAGGACGTGGCGAAGACAGTAGCTTTCATTGCCAGCGATGCTGCCCGCCATATTACTGGACAGAACATAGTTATGGACGGAGGGTTCAGTTGCTATTAATGCGAAGTACACCATCTAACATTTTGCAATACGCAAGACACACAACTAAGAGGTTTTACGCATAGTAAGTGGGAAGAGACGAGAAGTTTGTTGAGAACCATAGAAAACAGAAGAGGAAAGATGCTTGGACACCTGCTACGACACGACGAATTTATCAAAAACAGAGTTGAAGCAAACAGAAAGAAGGGAAAACCAACGAGAGCGTACGAGTACATGGATTGTAAAGGAAAACTCAACATTGTGTCATATAAGGCTGTAAAAGGAGAAGGCATTGTACCGACATACATGGAAATCGCTCCACCGACCAGTGTAACTCTAATATCTGATGATATCAAATATTTGGATACAACTCTATTGCCTCAGAGGATATGGCGAAGACAGTGGCCTTCACTGCCATGGCTACATTACTGCCTTCAACAGTCATCTGATTTACGAGTATCTGAATATGACTCTACGGAGATTCCGGCTAGGTTGAAATATTGTGAATAAGTGACCATAAAACTGATTGAcctattttgacgaccagtccggtcactacccactaggccgatagtgggtagtgaccctgcctatgaagccaatggtcctgggttcgaatcccggtaaaggcatttacttctgtgatgagcacagatattttttctgtgtcattgatgttttctatgtatttaaatatttgtatattatataatatcgttgtctgagcaCCCACAACAccagccttcttggcttaccaccggacttagtcaatttgtgtaaaaatgtccctataatatttatttatttataaaagtcaCGTATGTACATAAGTTTCTAAAAAACGCCCATAAATTATGTTTACGAGCTTCGTTGTTTAATGCATTGTTGCTTACTAAcatctgcccgcgacttcgtctgcgtgggataatgaagatgatgatgatgaatataaCCTTTACAAACACTTTCTGAGCAACCGAGTAGTGAGGGCTTGGAACAGACTCCTAGAAGATGTGGTTTCAGCacaaaatgtgaaccagtttaaaaataaattagacaagcatattatatctactactcgttcatgataatTATCTTTATGATTACTGAATAgaggtcatatcagttgtcataactgcttattaaataataataataatattattatttgtccgTCCTCGGGCCTCGAACtatcttcataccaaatttcatctaaatcggtttagcggttAAAGCGTGAATGCGAATAcgtaatagacagacagacacacagagcTACTttcgcatttttattattagaagGGATGACTGTAGAATTTTTTTTGGTAGCAGCTGTACTTTTTACAACATTGAAATTCTAATATATTGTTGAAGATAAAGGGAAAAAATATGGTGTTATGTTTTGGATTTATGGCGGGGCAATATGTggttattataatatgtttttactCAACTCTTTGAATTATACTTGTTTCATTTATTACGGTATTACTGATGTATgggtaaataagtttttagcaaaaattaaattttaagtataagtaATGCTTATCGCtgtctgtacttttctttccatggCCGACACAATTGACTCATTGAAACATTTTAgaaaccccaaatacaattagattgcgttgttttatcacagagttcatatggtcacctcctgtctccatcatcatcatAGATCATTgtcatacatatgtatgcaaaatttcagctcaatctgaaatacataattacataggtacataccagtagcggcgcgtgaaaattctggctaggcaactcggaacaaaaaaaaaacaccttaccattatgtactttttttcatgataaaagtgaagcgtgcgctaggtgtgtccttgggcgcgaccttttgcagttattgtataaccacctttgccatactaTTATACCCACAAAATATCACTgttttagtaactttatatattaatttgtgcacaaaactaagtaaaatcacataaaaacatttaaaactctaataataacaacaagccTTGGTAACAACGGGACGGGAGTGTTCACAAACACACAAATTAAAACCTATTACTCAGCTAATACTACAAAGTCTATAAACCTACAAACAGTACtttctttgaagaaacgttctttatcaaattattaaacttgAGCCTACATAAGATTCTTGGAGTTTTCTATTAAAAATCatctttttttaaaggtttttacaaattaattggtattaatgatagcaaaatactgtacaattttacccatttattcaattcaatgtttttgtatggcaatattaagctttcgcgcggcaaacgccactaaattcaaaattgtgaaacattacactccaatataaatcttaccAGTTTGTATTTAAGGcttaaattcaaatgaagcagCATGTTAATTAATATagcaccaaaaacattttcatgtaaaatgttgccaagacgagaccataaggctctCTTACTTCTCTaatctaactctacaagccctaacttcacaaactctagaCGTTAGTCAATATAATTATGTGACATCATattccgagaattttgtttatttatctggtataatccaaccAAACctaagttatgagggttcaaaaaacgacgaagcgcttcgagaaaaggtaggtagtgcccttgcgcttcacTTGGCTCTTCTTGGCgagggcactaccgtgcccccagattatGGTAATCATTTTGCAATACAGGAGATGCGCTGGTGACTTAGCGgtgagagcgtgcgacttacaatccggaggtcgcgggttcaaatcaaaccccggctcgtacgaATGAAtctttcggaacttatgtacgaaaatcatttgatatttaccagtcgcttttcggtgaaggaaaacatcgcgaggaaaccgatctaatcccaataaggcttacTTTACCCTCTTGGTTAGAAGGTCAaacggcagtcgctttcgtaaaaactagtacatgcgccaattattgggattagttgccagtgccaagcggaccccatgagccgtggggaaaatgccggaacaacgcgacgaagatgatgatgaattgTGCAATACAGGCTATATTCTCAAGTAGTTTTTACACACTTGagattctttaaaaaaattaaaatttgtgtgaagtctttgattttattaagtagTATTCACACGATCATACACAACGGTCTTGTATAGCACTATTTAAATGCAAATGCTTGGTTTTTAGATAGAAAAAATTACTATCCATtctcagaactcgaacttgacaaaggTGTGGCTTGAAAACCTGACTTGCTTAACAAACATCACTAATAGAACAAATCACCAACCGTGAACTATGcttcgttgaagagttccgttttgatcatcatcagtagttccactgcATCAAATGTCATTAttgaatgtaaatgcttgacttTTTGATGAAACTACAAAACTATAAGCAAGCTTTTAAGATTTGAGGACttccctcgattcctcgtgGATCCCTTCATCAGGAATCGACATGCTACATATACCAtctttttccatataaaatgcTAACCATGCTCAACACACAAATCAGTTATCCTTATCTTACTACGCTTGTTATCTACACTGTACGTCGCTCCAGTGTATGAGCGTGACAGCGCTATGCACGTAATAGTGATGTCCCGCTCGAACTTCGGAGCGGTGTCCGATGTGAAGATCGCCTTGTTTATACTATTATTCGCGACAAACACGCTGCGCTTTAGTGCATCAAGGTGACTTACCATAACCGGCTCACAAATCCGCAGATTGTTATACAAATTTGCTATGATAATATAAATCACATGCCTTTAAATAGCATCGCTGCTGATAAACGATGCATTCGTTACTATGGCGTTCAGAGATAAAGTCGTGCTGGTCACTGGAGGCAGCTCGGGCATCGGCAAAGCGATAGCCATACATTTCTCTATAGAAAAAGCAAAAGTAGTCATCATTGGTCGTACTAAAACGAATATAGATGAAGTGAAGGATATTTGCACGGAGAACAGTGGGAATGAAGCTATGGGGTTACAAGCGGATGTCAGCAAGGATGCTGATGTCGAAAAAATTGTCAATAAAGTCACTGCAACATACGGAAGACTGGATGTATTGGTGAACAATGCCGGGGTATTCATATCTGATGATATCTTTACGGCTACTATGGAAAATTTCGACGCGCATATAAATACGAATCTGAGAGGGACTTTTAATCTGACGAGACAATTTGTGCCACTTCTTATCAAGTCACAGGGTAAGTGTCTTATATTTTAACCACAAAGGTgttgtaatttaaaaacttaaaattattaaacttattttttttcaaaaagcggtggtggccgagtggatatgacgtccgactttcaatccggaggtcgtgggttcaaatcctggctcgtaccaatgagtttttcggaacttatgtacgaaatatcatttgatatttaccactagcttttcggtgaaggaaaacatcgtgaggaaacctgcatacatctgcgatgATATTCAAAGgggtatgtgaagtccccaatccgcattgggctagcgtggggactatagcccgagctttctcgcgcatgagaggaggcctgtgcccagcagtgggccgtatataggctgaattattattattattatttttttaataaataggcTACAAGTGCACTGCAAGTTGCTTTACACGCAATAAATTTAAATCAGTAAATCACCatataactataaaattcaattacaaaaataaattgagatatagccggtcaaacaactttgtcagtagaaatgggcgcgaaatgtttttttttatgacttgccgctttttttctactgacggaaatggcttgacagaccaTAGTTACTAAGAGATATGCATATACAATCTctaaaatattgaattacacaataaaatattattaaaaaataacaatcaaacagacaaatatttaaaatcgaAAATTCTTTAAGTAAGTCTGCAAATGTCAAAAGTAAAATCTGTACCTATTTAAACTATTATCAAATTATCCGTAGAGATGTCTTTTTCGACAATTGAAGTTCCTATACGGCGTGTAGTAATATTAACCGTAAACCTAAACaaaacgtaacgtaacgtaagAAAATTTCAATTTGCCCTTAACTGTTAAAAAGGAAGGTGGGCTAATTGGCCTATTTGAGCAATAAGTGCAAGCCGTATGTCATTGGATAGGTTATTCtaagttgtaaatattttactatGGCAGCTAATCCCAaatctttgtgtgaaaaaagttatcgcCGCAAAAAGTAGTGTGAGTTGAAACGTGACTatatgtatagttttttttcgaTATTAAGTTCCTGTGTTGCAGATCATTAaggttttgttattgttaatgattttgttttttttgtcatattctTTTTAAATTGAGATTTGGCAAGTCTCGCcttataaaaaagcggccaagtgcgagtcggactcgcccatgaagggttccgtaccatttatgacgcatcaaaaaaaactacttactagatctcgttcaaaccaattttcggcgaaagtttgaatggtaatgtatatcatatatttttttagatttttcattctgttattttagaagttacagggggggggggggggggacagataccccacacgtatgggtttgatgtttttttttttaattttatgagtttgcatggtaatgtatatcatatatttttttttatttttcattctgttactttagaagttacaggggggggacacatttttacactttggaag harbors:
- the LOC133516478 gene encoding 3-oxoacyl-[acyl-carrier-protein] reductase FabG-like — translated: MAFRDKVVLVTGGSSGIGKAIAIHFSIEKAKVVIIGRTKTNIDEVKDICTENSGNEAMGLQADVSKDADVEKIVNKVTATYGRLDVLVNNAGVFISDDIFTATMENFDAHINTNLRGTFNLTRQFVPLLIKSQGNVINISGVEAVKYVEGLLTESLSKAAIQHLTKYVAYELGPKKVRSNSVALGYVTGTKIIEKANIDPEEFGRELLPSVPLGEFIKPEDVAKTVAFIASDAARHITGQNIVVDGGFTCH